The DNA region GCCCTCAAAATGGTGCAATCGACCAGTCTCGGTTGTCTGACTGGACATGCTGAGGGCTGTTCCAGCGCATCGGGAGTTTGGGATCGGGCCAGCCGAAGCCAGAAGTGTGAGACATGCAAGACAGGTGGGTGGTACAAAGCTGCTGAACAGACCACTTTATCCGATGGTGGCAGACCTACTGGGAGGCTACCTACACACAGAAACTAACAACGGTGGGTGCGTGCTGGGAGGGGAAAAAACCTGGGAGACCAATGCAGAGTGACCTCGAGCCAGTCAAGATGCATGGGGTCTGGAGTTCGGACAATTAAGACCGGCTACCGCCCTGTGCGCTTCGAACCCATTTCATGGCAAGACAGGCAGATCGGCCGACTGCTTCCGCTCCTCGAAGCAAGACCAGATTTCAGCCGAGCCGAATTAGTCATGTCAGAAAGAATCCGGTCAACGATCTCATTGACTTCTTCCACGCTACAGAAAAGGGTTCTTGGTGGTTGCCTCCCTAGCAATATGCATCACCAAGATTACGGTCGCCGGATAGGAGGAAGGAACACCATCTGGGGTGGAACTCTTCAAGATAGTCGCCGACACATGACACACCCTCCGCTCCGGCGGTCGATTGCCCTGATCGTCCTGATCATTCGTcccctggacctggacccTGGATTGGTGTCTAGTGCCGACTGTGCCTCTCGAAACAGTCACAGCGGTCGGTATCTAGCCCGGACCAATTGCTCAGTAGAACAGCTCTACAGAGGACATGGACAACATGTTGAGCGGATCGGGTTGGCGGCATCATTGGGTTTACCCCGCCTTCAGTATTCGCTCGCTCATGCTTGGTAAAGCATGCACATCATGTGCCTTGCTGCAGTGCAAACTCAGCAAACTCAACCCTTGTTGAGCTCTAAGTACGGAGAGGCGATGCCTACCGTAGATGACAACCGAGCCGACCCATCCCACCACGACCACTACCATCGGACCACTTTTGCACCCACGGGTCTTCAAGCTCTGCGACGGGTCTGCATCTCGGGATGACATGGTGTGGCTGCCAACAGAGAATTTCCGGAAGGTCGTCGAGAAACCCCCTCCAACCTCGTCGATTTGGTGTGGGAGCTTGACCCAATCCTCAACACCGGTCTCTTCCGTAAGCTGCTTTCGCCAAGTAGAGTCTGAGTCGTGTGCCCTGTTGGCCTCATCTTGTCGCTGGTTGACCTCTTCATTATTTTGATCAATATTATACGGTCGTGACGATCATGGTAGAAGAGCTCTCCAACCCATCTCTCACATCACATCAGCACACGCAGAGCGCTCCACTGCCTTCAACGACCCCGTTGCATCTGCTACCCATCCCGTCAACGTCGATCCGGCAGCAGCCAGCCaccggccgccgaggaaaGCGGGCTGGCGGGCTCTCCCCTCGCCCTTCAACAAGCGTGCGTAGTAACGTGTGGAGCGCTACTTTGACTCTAGCACCTGTCGTTAGGCAAAAGGGCTCTCCGTTGTCGAGTACGTACCCTTCTGGCCAGGTACCTAAGAGGAACCTGAAGGACTGGGACTGCTTCTGCTGGGTGCCTGGCTAGCCCTCAAAGCCACTTCCAGTGTTACCCCAACCCGGACGGTGTGGAGATCATGGAATGAGATACAACGGGGATGCGGGAGGTACGTCTCTGGACACTGCCCTTGTTCTCGGCGGGCCCTTCGACACCGTGAccgatgctgccgccgcgggaTATTTTGCTGGTCGCCCAGCCTCTGCGACCCTGAGAGCCATCAATGGCCGCCCCCTTCGAATCGTCCACTCAAGGGAACTGACCATTCGCGGGTTGAACTGGATGGATGGGGACCTAGATGGGCACGGGAACATTCGATCCcacacccccttcccccttctgTTGTAAGTactgctgttgctgcagcTGTAGCAAGAGAAATCGCGAGAGACCAGCAACAGCGGTTGCTGATGGGATCTCGGTCGGCTggaagggggagggccccCCCAAGATGCCGGTTAACTCAAAGTGAAATCGGGGACGTTAATCCGTAAATCTGCCGCGAAAGGAAATGGGAACGAAACTTGAGACGAAGAACCATGGGCCTTGGTTTCGTCTACGGGGTACAAGAGACTGGCAGTGACAGTCGCAGTGGTaggcttcttcctccccctctgcAGAGGACGAGTCGAGTCCCGTATGCAGCCCGTTTCCACGTCCTGTAACCTCCCGGtaagatgaggaagaggcgTGTCACAAATTCCCCTTGCTTTTCGTCTCGATCGTGTTCGACATTGGCCCCCAGAGGGACCTGTAGCTGATCCGAGATCAACGGTGTGGGCTTGGCTGGTGCCGTTAGAGGAACTTGTCTGAAACGACATGTCGACCGCGGTTCCCTCACTAGAGACGGGACGTTTGCCGCGCCGTGAGCTTTGGGAGCCGAGGATCATGGCGATGGGGCAATGTTTCTCCTGACGACTGGCATGGGATATTGGGATCACGATGGATACAGCAATATATTTGAGCGTATTCCGTCGCGGAGTGGACGTGAAGTGGCGTGCAGTTGTTGTGCTCTCTCGCAAATCCATGGCAGGGATCTTCTGTCGACTCTATTGCTTCTTCAAAGGATGATTCGATCCGGGAATGTAAAGGCACAGCGGAAGCTACCTTGTCATGAAAACCATGTCGTTTCGTCGTTCCGTCACGCCTATTCCAGCACCAACTACTGTACTGCGCCTCGATATTTGAGATAGCCAACATTTATACCCTAGGCGGCCATCGTTCTGTCGTTTGTCCAGGTGCGAGGCAAGATCTCTAGCTCGGGACCAAACTTGTTTGTTGGTGGGTATTGATGACAACGCCAGCTCAAGATAACGGGGACGGTCATTCAGCAAGAGTCGGGCCGTGTGCAACAATAACAGAATCGTATTGACCGTTAACAGGGCTAAGAACGCCACCAAACAAAAGCTCAAAGTAGGTCTAAGTGCCGAACGTGGTGTTCGTTTCGATCCCTTTTTGAATTTAGcaccttctctctcctctccctctgtCAACCAACAGTTTAAGGAACCCGCTGCCCACGCCGTTTTAAGTTCATTTATTCCATTATCCCATATCAGACCGGCCCGTAGTGATAGATAGCCATTTCCCCGTAAGCCTATGTTCTGTACATCATAACTGCGACGTGTCGTTTTGGGGGTTCGGGTTCGCAATTCTCTGGACAGCGGTAGTCGGCTGGTTGTTGTTCTTTCGGCTTGTCGCTTTGTTGAATTGCCGCCTATTGGGTCTTGAAAAGCAGAATCGCGCAGTGGCCGAGGTAGAAGTAGATGAAGTGCTTAGTTTCTGTGTCGCAAAGGTTAGCTTCCTAGTATCAACTGCGAGCAGGTACGCGTGACCGGAAGATAGACCAACGCGTGGACTGTATACAAACATACCATGGGTTACGAAGCTGCCAAAGTTGCGACCGACAATGCAGTGCCATGTAGGACCCTTCCGCTCGTCGAACTGTGTGCCGGGAGCATGTCAGTGGCTGATCGCAATCGAGACGATAGAAGAGGATGAGGTTGGACAGACGGTTCGCTTGATGTGCTGGGCGATGTCCTGAGTGTCGCACTTGTCAGTAAACAGTATCCCGCCAGATAAAAAGCATGTCGACAATAAGTACCTTCTCAATGGTGAActtggccatggcctccTGGGCTGCAGAGGGGTTGTCAGTACACCACGGCGGGGTTTAGCAGAGGGGCTTCCCTGGGAATGACGTTACGTACCAACTTCGATAGACTCCTGTTGCATATCGTCGGTCTGAAAGATGTCAGCATCCTGAATTGGGGATTTtcaggtcgtcggcgagcctCACCATGTCGGCGCTCTTGACCTGCGCTAGACTCCCGGTCGCGTCAGCACTCTTCGTCGTACATCAGGATAGCAGGTTGCTCTGGTGTCACAACCGACCTTCCAACTTCTCGCGAGGGGCGGGTGAGGTGCTCTTTGCGTCGGCCATTATGATATGTGGTAACGTTGTTGATATCTCTATTGTTTGCGCACAATCGTCAGCATCGATATAGGGCGTGGGTTTGGTTTGCGTAGCAGGACTTGGATGAGCCCCTTTTCCTCCGTTCCGTCCGCTGCTGCGCCTTTGATCGCAAGGTGACCAACTCACTTGTGTGGAAAGAGGTTGTGCTGGATTGGTCAGCCAATTTTCGCAAAACTGCGGATCGCTTACTTACATCGAATGGCTTCAATCAGAGAACTGGCGTGGTTGGTGAGGTTCTTCGGTGTGTGGTCGTCGCGTGTTTTGAGGAAGCCTGACAAGTGCCCGCGACTGGAAGGGGTCCCATTCGATCGAATCGTGGTTGGGTTGCCGTGCCGCACGGATCACAGCTCCTTCCGGGGTGGCATGCTGCAGCATTTACACGCTAACGTGACATAGAAGGCGGGGCTGGTCACATGCTGATAGCGATAAGACTGGGGCGCaaaaaggaaggaaaaaaaacTTCATGCAAAGACCTGTTTCCTCGCATGTAAATAGTTCTTTCCAGactttccttttccttccGTCCCTCACACACACGACAGCATGGCCTTGCTTTTATAGCCGCTACAACCCACCGAGCACTTGAGCTCATAACCTTTCCTTACTAGTGCAACTGTCTTTTGATTTTCGTTCTGAGATACCCTTTCGCAATGTCTGCGACTACTGCTGCTCCTACTACATCAATGGAGACCTCCCGCATTTTCGTGAGAGGGCTCCCGCCGAAGATTACCGAGGCCGACTTTCGACAGCACTTCTCGGCTGGAGGTCGGGAGGTGACGGACGTCAAGGTCATCCCCCTGAGAAGAATTGGTTATGTTGGATACAAGACCCCCGAAGTTGCTGCCAAGGCGGTCAAATACTTCAACAGATCCTACATCCGCATGTCGAGGATTAATGTCGAACTCGCAAGGCCGGTACGTTGCAGCGCTTGTACAATACAACCCGACGCCAGAATACTCACACCCCTTTCACAGATTGCTGATCCCGCCCCCCAGCACACAAATGGGAGTACCGGACAGACGTATGTGGCCACGTCATCAGGCTCGGCCGCGCCTCAGCCGTCCAGTATTGAGGAGAAGGACGCGAAGAAGAAACGCAAGCGAGAGGACTTGGACGAGTCGGACCCAAAGCTCCGCGAGTTCTTGCAAGTCATGGGACCTAGCAAGAACGCAGCGAATGAGATGTCGGATGTCATGGATCCTGTTGCTGTCAAGGAGCAGAAAAAGCTGCTTCAAGATGGCGAGAGTGACGATGAGTATGAGGCCATTCCGTCTCGGCCTGAGAAACGGCAGATGAGGGAGGCGCCAAAGGGAGAGCAGCGTACGGAGCCCATGCCAGAAAAGGACGAGGCTATGTCTGACGCTGCTCCGGCCCCTGAGTCCATGGAAGATGTGCCTCAGGAACAAGCctctgctgctcccatcaacacgGTCACAACAGATGACGATTGGCTTCGTTCAAGGACGAACCGGTTGTTGGACCTGGTGGATGTCGGTGAGGCGGTCCAGCCTCCTGTCCAACAAAACAGCGGAGAGACAGCCGGAAGTGCATCCGCGGGACAACGAGAGGTATCCGCGGAGGTAACCGAGCTACCTAAGGCTGAGACCAAGGGCGGAACCATGGTCGATAACGCCTTGGCCCCTATTGAGAGCGTTGAGGAAAACGGCACCCTCGCCACCATCAAAAGAAGCTCCAGGCTGTTCGTGCGAAACCTACCCTTCAGTGCCAACGAGGAGGATCTGCGGGCGCACTTTGAACATTACGGAGAACTTCAAGAGGTAAGCAGACAACATGTTCTTTTATTTTGCTCGATGCCATACAATCATGTGATGAATCCAGATAGGGACAGCTTACATCAAATGATGGTTGATGCGAACCTTGGATCGGTATTTTAGTAGATGCTTCGATTTCCTGAAAAAATGATTGCCTTCCCTCTTGCTCATACGGAACTCATGAACGGACTCGGATCGCTAATCTCCCGTTAGGTACACTTGCCAGTCACTGTCGGAGGCGCAAGCAAGGGCTTCGCCATGGTGCAGTTCACGAATGCAGagtcggccgtcgccgcatTCCAGTCGACGGATGGTCAGACCTTCCAAGGGCGACTTCTGCACGTCTTGCCCGCTGAGGTAAAGCGCGATGCTGGGCTGGACGAGTTTGCAATTTCAAAGTTGCCCTTGAAAAAGCAGAACCTGATCCGCAAGAAGGCGGAGGCCGCGTCTAGCACGTTCAACTGGAATTCTCTGTACATGAGCCAggacgccgtcaacgccTCCGTGGCAAACCGGCTGGGTGTGTCTAAATCGGAGCTTCTTGATCCCACGTCGGCAGACGCTGGTGTCAagcaggccatcgccgagacgTCGATCATTCAGGAAACTAAGGCGTACTTTGTGTCGAACGGTGTGGATCTCGATGCCTTTAAGTCCCAGAAGCGGGGCGACACGACTATTCTGGTCAAGAATTTCCCTTTCGGCACGACGATGGAGGAGCTGAGAACCATGTTTGAAGAGCACGGCACCGTTCTGAGGGTGCTGATGCCACCTAGTGGCACCATTGCCATTATCGACTTTGCGCAGCCAGCGCATGCGAAGGCGGCGTTCGCCAAGCTTGCGTATAGGCGCATCAAGGACACAGTGCTGTTTCTCGAGAAGGCTCCCAGGGACCTTTTCAAGAATGATGCCTCTGTATCCATGAcgcagggcaaggaggatCGGCCTGCCGGTGTTCAGAAGCTCAGTGTCACGGAGCTATTGGGCCGGGACGAGCAGGGCGAGACTGATGTGGTTACGACGTCGCTGTTCGTAAGAAATCTCAACTTCTCCACGACGACAGAGAAGTTGGCAGAGACGTTCAAACCGTTGGACGGCTTCGTCTCGGCAAGGGTGAAGACCAAGATGGACCCTAAGAAGCCCGGACAGGTACTGAGTATGGGATTCGGGTTCGTCGTCTTTAAGACCAAGGAACAGGCACAGGCGGCTCTCCAGGCCATGGATGGGTTCGTGCTAGAGGGCCACACGCTTGCCGTCAAGGCTTCGCACAAGGGCCAGGATGCCGCAGAGGAACGCAGGCGGGAAGACAAGGCCCGCAAGGCGGCGGGGCAGCGGACGAAGATTGTCATTAAGAACTTGCCCTTCGAAGTGACAAAGAAGGACATTCGCACCCTCTTCGGCACCTACGGTCAGCTCAGGGCGGTGCGTCTGCCCAAGAAGTTTGGCAATACGACGAGAGGTTTTGCCTTTGCCGAGTTTGTCGCACCCAGGGAGGCGGAAAACGCACTCAACGCGTTGCGAGACACCCACTTGCTAGGCCGCAGGCTGGTTCTAGACTACgcagaggccgaggcggtcgacGCAGAGGAGGAGATTGCCAAGATGCAGCGCAAGATCGGTGGGCAGGTCAACAAGGTCGCCATCTCGCAGCTCATGGGCCAGAACAGGAAGCGGGTGAACATTGGAGGCGACAACGTTGACGAGATGGACATGTGAATGGAGGGGCCGAGAAACATCAACAACTCGGAGAGAGTAAGATAGAAACGAGCCCAATACATCAATGTATGTCTCTGTAATGGCACCACAACATCATGTACCAGCCAACTCCCTTCGCACCGGCACTATCGCCGCGTCATTCTCAAGTACGTCTCGTCAGTGACATGACAATACTCGTACATAGGGTACTGACTAGCTGGAGCATGTCTGCTCTTCCTGTTcgctcccctcctctctgcCTTCAGCAGCATGTCACTCACTTTCTTTAGCTCTAGTAAGCATCCGTGTCTATCTGTGTTTCTGTATGCCAATCTGTCTCGCTCATCCCTGGCCCCGCGATTTGAATCCCTGCCCACCCCTTTCACCCTTCTGGTCaactccctcccccctccgaGCGCACCTCCTGCAAAAAAATAAACCGTCCCGCTATTGGAGGCGTCTTTCCTccatggcgtcggcgaggacgggaGCAAAGGAGGGCTTTCATCAAACGGTCGGTGGGGTTGCGGAGGGCGAATGCAACTCACTACAGTCTGTGCTATTTGGCTTTGCCCCGTGCGCCGGGACATCGAATGGCAATAGCCTCATCTACGCGAGGATCAACCTCTCCATCATCAGCGGGGTCGTGTTGAGGTCGacatcgaggtcgagggcgagggaaATACAGGGGCGAATTCTTTACTAGCCGTCATCTGTCCTTCTTTGGTCCAGGGGCGGCCCTGGCTTCGCTGCTCGCCTggcctcatcgcctcctTGACCCATACGACAGGAATGCATATTTTTCCCTTCCTCGGTGCTTTGTCTCTTTCTAATATGGGCTACATACCAATGCCGTTGTgcccttttctctttctaCTATTTTGATCAGAACTCTATTCTTTTGTTGATGTCTTTCTTGCTTGATGCTATTATGGAAAGGCTTTGGGGGCGAGGGAAGTCCGAagtcagcagcagcatcaagcGACAAGAAACCACCCTCGCCATCTCCCCTCACCGagaaaataaaaataaaacGATAATAGGGTCGCTATTCATACATCTTCATTCTGGTCCCAGCCCTGAGAATGGAGAGAAAAACGCCGCTCAACTTGGTAAGCTAGAATGagtcgtggtggtggtgctgatCTGATGATGCTAGCGGTACGTACAGATGcaaaataaaataaaaacaaaaacaacccTCTCTGGACTCAAGTTGGCACCCATCGAGGCAAACGCTACCTGGACCAACCCCCTTGCATACCAGCACCCTCGATTCGTCCACTCCTCCAGCTTTGAGCTCCCAAGACTTTTGCCATGTGGAGATGGCCCTTGTCGGACTGGCAAACATCCATGCACACACTCAGCAGCTGTATGGCTCCAAGGGTAAAGTCCAACGGGCCCCATCTTGGCCCTTCAGTACCAGCTAACGACTGTCTCAACAGTCCATTCCATAGAGACGCCAAGTCATGTGCAGTCAGACTTGAGTCTTGCGATGTCTTTTGATCTTCCAATACAACTACCCTCTCCCTATCGTTCCATATACACACCCTTCTAGCACTGTCCTTTCTCCGGAGCTTCCCACTACTTCCcgccctctcctcttcctcactCGTCGTTCCCTTACACCCTTGCTAGCATGATAGCAAGCTCCCCTCGGATCCTCGATCCGAGTTAGCTTGCCGGAGCTTCCTGCGCCTACACGCCTTCTCTGCAGTGCAGgctcttccttctctcctTAGGGTtacttctctctctcacgcTCTCATACACAAACACACTTACACTCACTGGGTCCCGCCATCATCCCTTCGCTCATATAGTACCCCATTTTCATCCCCAATAATGCTGGCAACAAAAAAAAGGTGAGATCTGCCCTTCACCCCGCTCTGAGGGTCTAGTCCTCATGAGTCTCGCAGCCCAGAGCCTCGAGCGGGGCCTGGCGGAAGCACATGCTCTGTAGTCAACTGTTCCAGAGAGGGCAGGGCTGGGGACGCTGACAGGCGTACTCGGGGAATGAGCGAGGAGAGGAAACGACGAGCCACGGGGCTAGTAAGGGGGTATAGGGAGTGTTGCCATTGATCTGGAACCCGGGGTGCCGGCCCAAATGGGTAGCTACTCCCACACTCACAACTAACTCGCTCTGCCATGTCGCCTCATCGCCAttttcctctctctcggcAAGCCGCGGGTGTTTTGGACGTACCTTTCAACTGAACTCGTTCGTCCCCTCGCCTCCTGCCTTTCGGACCTTGAGGCGGGTGTACCTGACTTTAGGAACTTATATTGACGTACGCCCCATGCCAGTGTCATTTCTTTCGACCTCCTCAAGCCTTATCACTTCCTCTTCCTACATCTCTACTTTTGCATTGCCTAATAGCACAAGTAAATCAAGCAAGGCTTAGAAGCACCTTCAAAGAACTTCTTGGAGCGGTGGAATCCCAACATACACTCCTTTTTCAGCTTTCCCGTTTTTTTCCAATAGAAAACACCATCCAGACACTCACTTCGCCATTATTACCCTCCATTCCAGCCAGTCCTTTCCAACAGGGGTAATTCCCACGAGGAATTCATAACCTTGGGTCCTATCACGCGGGAGAACAGGCGCTTTGGCAGTCCCTTGACGTAGCAACAAAACCCTTGCCAGGCCCCGTCTCGAAATTCCTGAAGAGTCATTCCTTTCACCTCTCTTTTTTGCCTCCCAACTTTCCTTCCATTCTTT from Colletotrichum higginsianum IMI 349063 chromosome 4, whole genome shotgun sequence includes:
- a CDS encoding Dynein light chain, encoding MADAKSTSPAPREKLEAQVKSADMTDDMQQESIEVAQEAMAKFTIEKDIAQHIKRTFDERKGPTWHCIVGRNFGSFVTHETKHFIYFYLGHCAILLFKTQ
- a CDS encoding RNA recognition domain-containing protein, translating into MSATTAAPTTSMETSRIFVRGLPPKITEADFRQHFSAGGREVTDVKVIPLRRIGYVGYKTPEVAAKAVKYFNRSYIRMSRINVELARPIADPAPQHTNGSTGQTYVATSSGSAAPQPSSIEEKDAKKKRKREDLDESDPKLREFLQVMGPSKNAANEMSDVMDPVAVKEQKKLLQDGESDDEYEAIPSRPEKRQMREAPKGEQRTEPMPEKDEAMSDAAPAPESMEDVPQEQASAAPINTVTTDDDWLRSRTNRLLDLVDVGEAVQPPVQQNSGETAGSASAGQREVSAEVTELPKAETKGGTMVDNALAPIESVEENGTLATIKRSSRLFVRNLPFSANEEDLRAHFEHYGELQEVHLPVTVGGASKGFAMVQFTNAESAVAAFQSTDGQTFQGRLLHVLPAEVKRDAGLDEFAISKLPLKKQNLIRKKAEAASSTFNWNSLYMSQDAVNASVANRLGVSKSELLDPTSADAGVKQAIAETSIIQETKAYFVSNGVDLDAFKSQKRGDTTILVKNFPFGTTMEELRTMFEEHGTVLRVLMPPSGTIAIIDFAQPAHAKAAFAKLAYRRIKDTVLFLEKAPRDLFKNDASVSMTQGKEDRPAGVQKLSVTELLGRDEQGETDVVTTSLFVRNLNFSTTTEKLAETFKPLDGFVSARVKTKMDPKKPGQVLSMGFGFVVFKTKEQAQAALQAMDGFVLEGHTLAVKASHKGQDAAEERRREDKARKAAGQRTKIVIKNLPFEVTKKDIRTLFGTYGQLRAVRLPKKFGNTTRGFAFAEFVAPREAENALNALRDTHLLGRRLVLDYAEAEAVDAEEEIAKMQRKIGGQVNKVAISQLMGQNRKRVNIGGDNVDEMDM